One segment of Nostoc piscinale CENA21 DNA contains the following:
- a CDS encoding response regulator, which produces MEAPLPLAGLNVLVVDDDDDSRFYVTTVLETDGANVIAVASASAALEALMTLQPEVLVCDIAMPEEDGYTLIRKVRSLKPDQGGRIPAIALTAYGDTEDRIRALEAGFQTHVAKPVDPNELVAIVVKSVTKSEHY; this is translated from the coding sequence ATGGAAGCTCCTCTACCGCTTGCTGGCTTAAATGTTTTGGTAGTTGATGATGATGATGATAGCCGCTTTTACGTCACTACAGTGTTAGAAACAGATGGAGCCAATGTTATTGCAGTAGCATCAGCATCAGCTGCACTAGAAGCATTAATGACGCTACAGCCAGAAGTTTTAGTATGTGATATTGCTATGCCGGAGGAAGATGGTTATACACTGATCCGTAAAGTACGATCGCTCAAACCAGACCAAGGAGGAAGAATCCCAGCGATCGCTTTAACCGCCTACGGTGATACAGAAGATCGTATCCGCGCCTTAGAAGCAGGCTTTCAAACTCATGTTGCAAAGCCAGTTGACCCAAATGAACTAGTAGCGATCGTAGTTAAGTCGGTAACGAAGAGTGAACATTATTAG